The proteins below come from a single Deltaproteobacteria bacterium genomic window:
- a CDS encoding SGNH/GDSL hydrolase family protein → MGREREWSAFALLAIFGVVLGYGLLEFGVRTLHLLPDRFWQPDAELGWRHIAGKSGWWTQEDHEFRVPVRINPQGLRDVDHAYAKPAGTMRVLLLGDSFIEALQVPMESMVGRRLETGLGANSEVISTGVSGYGTASELAFLRREGLRYDPDLVLLAFYPGNDVKNNSPTLEDALRPVYDAEGKLLRVNPSGGDGGAGQSSKGWRDHLRAYQFFRQLLLRHPEIAAPLHGIGLLKAEGTRVVPERDGVPVDYWVFAAEPDAEWRDAWQHTEDLLTEMRAIVTAAGHRFAIVVVPSRYQIYPEFWEETVAAHPAMRGRQWDLDKPAQRVLQWCAAHDVSCLDLAPGIRLAKGNTPLYFHYDGHWTPAGHEVAAQLIAAFIRAPLASVH, encoded by the coding sequence GTGGGGCGCGAGCGCGAGTGGAGCGCGTTTGCGCTGCTGGCGATCTTCGGTGTGGTGCTTGGCTACGGCCTGCTGGAGTTCGGCGTGAGGACTTTGCATCTCTTGCCTGATCGGTTCTGGCAACCTGATGCGGAGCTTGGCTGGCGGCACATCGCGGGCAAGTCGGGTTGGTGGACCCAGGAGGACCACGAGTTTCGGGTTCCGGTTCGGATCAATCCGCAAGGATTGCGCGACGTCGATCACGCGTACGCCAAGCCCGCCGGCACCATGCGCGTTCTGTTGCTCGGCGATTCTTTCATCGAAGCGCTGCAAGTCCCAATGGAGTCGATGGTCGGGCGGCGGCTGGAGACGGGGCTAGGTGCGAACAGCGAGGTCATTAGTACCGGCGTGAGTGGATATGGAACGGCGAGCGAGCTGGCATTCCTGCGCCGCGAAGGTTTGCGTTACGATCCGGATCTCGTCCTGCTCGCCTTCTATCCAGGCAACGATGTGAAGAATAACAGCCCGACGCTCGAAGACGCGTTGCGGCCGGTTTACGACGCCGAGGGCAAGTTGCTCCGCGTGAATCCGAGCGGCGGTGACGGAGGCGCGGGACAGTCGTCCAAAGGGTGGCGGGATCATTTGCGTGCGTATCAATTCTTTCGTCAGCTGCTGCTGCGACACCCAGAGATTGCCGCGCCGCTGCACGGTATCGGATTGTTGAAGGCCGAGGGCACGCGAGTGGTACCCGAACGCGACGGCGTGCCGGTTGACTACTGGGTGTTTGCCGCCGAACCGGACGCTGAATGGCGCGACGCGTGGCAGCACACCGAGGATTTGCTAACCGAGATGCGTGCGATAGTGACCGCCGCTGGCCATCGGTTCGCGATCGTCGTGGTGCCGAGCCGTTACCAGATCTATCCCGAGTTTTGGGAGGAAACCGTGGCCGCACATCCAGCGATGCGTGGGCGGCAGTGGGATCTCGATAAGCCGGCGCAACGCGTGCTTCAGTGGTGCGCGGCCCACGATGTGTCTTGTCTTGATCTCGCTCCGGGAATTCGCTTGGCGAAGGGCAACACGCCGCTGTATTTCCACTACGACGGACACTGGACGCCGGCGGGTCACGAAGTGGCGGCGCAGTTGATTGCCGCCTTCATCCGAGCGCCTCTGGCGTCAGTTCACTAA
- a CDS encoding carbamoyltransferase, which yields MRILGISCFYHDAAAALLDDGMLIAAAEEERFSRKKHDYNFPALAIRYCLAQGGITAADLDYVVFYEKPFVKFERILTTALQVVPKSWKVFGDAMTTWLLDKLWVKNLISKELGVPVSKILFSQHHMSHAASTFLCSPFDDAAILTIDGVGEWATATMGRGTGTDIQLLREIRFPHSVGLLYSAFTAFLGFEVNEGEYKVMGMAPYGEPRYVDKVYKLIKLGSDGSFWLDMDYFCFHHSTHQTYKPKFLELFGEPRDPSWHFFTESSGYPSYFEPKPSNYHELAKKNQYYADVAASIQQVTEEIVLAMARKLHAETGSDKLCLAGGVALNSVANGRVQRETPFKQLFIQPAAGDGGGALGAALYAYHCVLGKPRKFVMQHAYWGQEFGQGPISDFVKTTGAPHQTYEREEELLDRVVNELTAGRVIGWYQGRFEWGPRALGARSIIADPRRNDMKEIVNVKIKFREPFRPFAPSVLADAAERFFDLPDAPSHYPARFMLYVVNVKDGQGEVIPAITHVDNTARLQTVHKSESPLYYNLIERFGQATGVPVIMNTSFNLRGEPIVTTPANAYSTFMRSGMDALVLGNTVVTKA from the coding sequence ATGCGAATTCTTGGCATCTCGTGCTTCTACCACGACGCAGCCGCGGCTCTGCTGGATGACGGCATGCTGATCGCCGCGGCCGAGGAGGAGCGCTTCTCGCGCAAGAAGCATGATTACAACTTTCCGGCGCTGGCCATTCGCTATTGTTTGGCGCAAGGCGGCATCACCGCCGCGGATCTCGATTACGTCGTCTTCTATGAAAAGCCCTTCGTGAAGTTCGAGCGCATCTTGACCACCGCGCTGCAAGTGGTGCCGAAGTCCTGGAAGGTGTTCGGCGACGCGATGACGACCTGGCTACTCGACAAGCTGTGGGTGAAAAACCTCATCAGCAAGGAACTCGGCGTCCCGGTGTCGAAGATCCTTTTCAGCCAGCACCACATGTCGCACGCGGCCAGCACGTTTCTGTGCTCGCCGTTCGACGACGCGGCGATTTTGACGATCGACGGTGTCGGCGAGTGGGCGACCGCGACGATGGGTCGCGGCACGGGCACCGACATCCAGTTGCTCCGCGAAATCCGCTTCCCGCACTCGGTCGGCTTGCTTTACAGCGCCTTCACCGCGTTTCTGGGCTTCGAGGTGAATGAAGGCGAATACAAGGTGATGGGCATGGCGCCCTACGGCGAGCCCCGCTACGTCGACAAGGTCTACAAGCTGATCAAGCTCGGTAGCGACGGCAGCTTCTGGCTCGACATGGACTACTTCTGCTTCCATCACTCGACGCACCAGACCTACAAGCCGAAGTTCCTCGAACTGTTCGGCGAGCCGCGCGATCCGTCGTGGCACTTCTTCACCGAGTCGTCGGGCTATCCGTCGTACTTCGAGCCCAAGCCGTCGAACTACCACGAACTCGCCAAGAAGAATCAGTACTACGCGGACGTCGCGGCCAGTATCCAGCAAGTGACCGAGGAGATCGTGCTGGCGATGGCGCGCAAGCTGCACGCAGAGACCGGCAGCGACAAGCTGTGTCTGGCGGGCGGCGTGGCGCTCAACAGCGTCGCCAACGGGCGGGTGCAACGCGAGACCCCGTTCAAGCAGCTCTTCATTCAGCCCGCGGCGGGCGACGGTGGCGGCGCACTCGGCGCGGCGCTCTACGCCTACCACTGCGTGCTCGGCAAGCCACGCAAGTTCGTCATGCAGCACGCCTACTGGGGGCAGGAGTTCGGGCAGGGTCCGATCAGCGATTTTGTGAAGACCACCGGCGCGCCGCATCAGACGTACGAACGCGAAGAGGAGTTGCTCGATCGCGTCGTCAACGAGCTGACGGCTGGCCGCGTGATCGGCTGGTATCAGGGGCGCTTCGAGTGGGGGCCGCGGGCCCTGGGCGCGCGCAGCATCATTGCCGATCCGCGCCGCAACGACATGAAGGAAATCGTCAACGTGAAGATCAAATTCCGCGAGCCGTTCCGCCCCTTCGCGCCCTCGGTGTTGGCCGACGCGGCGGAGCGATTCTTCGATCTGCCCGACGCGCCGTCGCACTACCCGGCGCGCTTCATGCTCTACGTCGTCAACGTGAAGGACGGGCAGGGCGAGGTGATCCCCGCCATCACCCACGTCGACAACACCGCGCGCTTGCAGACCGTGCACAAATCGGAGAGCCCGCTCTACTACAACCTGATCGAGCGCTTCGGGCAGGCCACCGGCGTGCCGGTCATCATGAATACGTCGTTCAATCTGCGGGGCGAACCGATCGTCACCACGCCGGCGAATGCCTACAGCACGTTCATGCGCAGCGGCATGGACGCGTTGGTGTTGGGCAACACGGTGGTGACGAAGGCGTAG
- a CDS encoding glycosyltransferase family 4 protein — protein sequence MMRVMFIEASSGGVTGGSLTGLYHLIRGLDRERVASSMVLYEPKTIEPDLAACGVKIHHVSRRRLPKEHALLRVEGYQRAKQVGAVARALRWGRQSLRFAVEEGPTAVALARVIRRERPDVVHLGNGLRANFDGVIAARLTHTPIVCHVKGFEKYSQRERRAARHVDALVCMTRAVQAHCVEQGVIGRHTQVVYDAIDESGFQPTRDAAAVRAELGLADTAPCVGIVGNVQEWKGQAVVVEAMAHVHGQIPAARCLIVGGAHRAGVDYERALRQRVNERGLDDVVRFTGFRTDVADVMNALDVVVHASVRPEPFGRVILEGMLLGKPVVAAAAGGVPELIEDGQTGFLTPPGDVEALAQRLVVLLADPDLRRRIGERAQAWARERFSLARHVADMSAIYDQVKGTP from the coding sequence GTGATGCGTGTGATGTTCATCGAAGCCTCGAGCGGCGGCGTTACCGGCGGATCCCTGACGGGCTTGTACCACTTGATCCGTGGACTGGATCGCGAGCGAGTTGCGAGCAGCATGGTGTTGTACGAGCCGAAGACGATCGAACCCGACCTCGCGGCGTGTGGCGTGAAGATTCATCATGTGTCGCGGCGGCGGCTGCCTAAAGAGCACGCGCTGTTGCGTGTCGAGGGCTATCAGCGCGCGAAGCAGGTCGGCGCGGTCGCGCGGGCGCTGCGCTGGGGACGGCAAAGTTTGCGCTTCGCAGTGGAAGAAGGCCCGACGGCGGTTGCGCTGGCACGCGTGATTCGACGGGAGCGGCCCGACGTTGTTCACCTCGGCAACGGACTGCGCGCCAATTTCGACGGCGTGATCGCCGCGCGGCTGACACACACGCCGATCGTTTGTCACGTCAAGGGCTTCGAGAAGTACAGCCAGCGCGAACGGCGCGCCGCACGGCACGTCGATGCGCTGGTTTGCATGACGCGGGCGGTCCAAGCCCATTGCGTCGAGCAGGGAGTGATCGGGCGCCACACGCAGGTCGTCTACGATGCCATCGATGAATCCGGTTTCCAGCCGACGCGTGATGCGGCCGCCGTGCGGGCCGAGCTAGGTCTGGCCGACACGGCGCCGTGCGTCGGGATCGTCGGCAATGTTCAGGAGTGGAAAGGACAAGCGGTCGTGGTCGAGGCGATGGCGCATGTCCACGGGCAGATTCCGGCAGCGCGCTGTCTCATCGTGGGCGGTGCGCATCGTGCTGGCGTGGACTATGAGCGCGCGCTGCGTCAGCGAGTGAACGAGCGAGGCCTCGACGATGTCGTTCGTTTCACCGGATTTCGCACTGACGTGGCTGATGTGATGAACGCGCTCGATGTGGTCGTCCACGCTTCGGTCCGTCCCGAGCCTTTTGGCCGGGTGATTCTCGAAGGCATGTTGCTTGGCAAACCCGTAGTGGCCGCGGCCGCGGGCGGGGTCCCCGAGCTGATCGAGGACGGCCAGACCGGATTCCTCACACCGCCAGGCGACGTCGAAGCTCTCGCGCAACGTCTGGTGGTTTTGCTCGCAGACCCGGACTTGCGCCGGCGCATTGGTGAGCGAGCGCAAGCCTGGGCGCGCGAGCGCTTCAGCCTCGCCCGGCACGTCGCCGACATGAGCGCGATTTACGACCAAGTGAAAGGAACACCCTGA
- a CDS encoding oligosaccharide flippase family protein: MARAVGKNALYTLTAGLSSFAMGLGTGIITARWLGPHDRGIFSLISVLPHTISSLVKLGMAQGSVYAIRRDHADPGAVAGHLLILAIAISIPVIGVVYVYKFQAASLLMGGANPLYFLLALPLIPLLLIESYFFGVLQAVDHFGIFNRRRLLAGAGGLIGIFLALVVWHGGLVSAIVVSVGITAALDLWLIATVARICGMHFRWNGKLAKELLSFGVKSHLQTVATHMHFRADLYLVAMLLNPTDVAFYSIASRLAEVILFVPESLGLVVYPKQAGSTKQVLEDLTASSCRHVTFMTVLLGVVLMLIGPWLVVSWYGHDYAPAGPPLLFVVPGVIMMSLFFMLSRSFTSQNRQEINIVASGVAVGCNVLLNLWLIPRMGISGAGLSTALSYTLATLILGRVFLQESGKSLRDLLVIRFDDLALYRRLLTDVLARKPRGAIGQAVLPGGRAR; encoded by the coding sequence ATGGCTCGCGCTGTCGGGAAAAACGCGCTCTACACGCTCACGGCTGGCCTCAGTTCGTTTGCGATGGGGCTGGGCACCGGGATCATCACCGCGCGCTGGCTCGGCCCGCACGACCGCGGCATCTTCTCGCTGATCTCGGTCTTGCCGCACACGATCAGCTCGCTGGTGAAATTGGGGATGGCGCAGGGCAGCGTGTACGCCATCCGCCGCGACCACGCGGATCCCGGCGCGGTGGCGGGGCATCTGCTGATACTGGCGATCGCGATCAGCATTCCCGTGATCGGGGTGGTCTACGTCTACAAATTCCAAGCCGCCTCGTTATTGATGGGCGGCGCCAACCCGCTGTACTTTCTGCTGGCGCTGCCGCTGATTCCACTGCTCCTGATCGAGAGTTACTTCTTCGGCGTGCTGCAGGCGGTCGACCACTTCGGCATCTTCAACCGACGCCGGTTGCTCGCCGGAGCGGGTGGGTTGATCGGAATCTTTCTCGCCCTGGTCGTGTGGCACGGCGGGTTGGTATCGGCGATCGTGGTGTCAGTTGGGATTACTGCCGCGCTCGACCTGTGGTTGATCGCCACGGTCGCACGCATCTGTGGCATGCACTTCCGCTGGAACGGCAAACTCGCCAAGGAGTTGCTCAGCTTTGGCGTCAAGTCGCATTTGCAGACGGTAGCGACGCATATGCACTTCCGCGCCGATCTCTATCTGGTCGCGATGTTGCTCAACCCGACCGACGTCGCGTTCTACTCGATCGCATCGCGGCTTGCCGAGGTGATCTTGTTCGTGCCCGAATCACTGGGCCTGGTCGTCTATCCCAAGCAGGCCGGATCGACGAAGCAAGTGCTCGAAGACCTCACCGCGAGTTCGTGCCGCCACGTGACCTTCATGACCGTGCTGCTGGGGGTCGTGCTCATGCTGATCGGCCCGTGGTTGGTGGTGAGTTGGTACGGGCACGACTACGCCCCGGCCGGGCCGCCGCTGCTGTTCGTCGTGCCGGGTGTGATCATGATGTCGTTGTTCTTCATGTTGTCGCGCAGCTTCACCAGTCAGAATCGGCAAGAGATCAACATCGTTGCCTCAGGCGTCGCGGTCGGCTGCAATGTGCTGCTCAATCTGTGGCTCATCCCGCGCATGGGTATCTCGGGGGCGGGGCTGTCGACGGCGCTCTCGTACACGCTGGCCACTCTCATCCTGGGGCGTGTGTTCTTGCAGGAGTCGGGGAAGTCGCTCCGCGACCTCTTGGTGATTCGCTTCGACGACCTCGCACTCTATCGCCGCTTGTTGACGGATGTACTGGCGCGCAAGCCGCGAGGCGCCATCGGCCAAGCCGTCCTGCCGGGAGGCCGCGCGCGCTGA
- a CDS encoding class I SAM-dependent methyltransferase, with translation MALQQPDEIKGYYRDREVVARYIERRTAQPLNGALHQAQVRFLRQLVAERAPRCVLEIAPGPARLTAEVPVPGLGVGLEFSEGMLAAARARIDARAGWRFVRTDAFHLPVRDGGADLVFTVRFIRRFHLADRQRLYAEIHRALRPGGALVLDAQNRAVALPHREARGLDRYPVYDELYDRPQLEAELHAAGFRVERVEGLIRHARVQRSLNQLRRFHLAGVARALIDAVELVPSANPSTWLVLCEKAA, from the coding sequence ATGGCGCTCCAGCAACCGGACGAGATCAAAGGGTACTACCGCGATCGCGAGGTCGTGGCGCGCTACATCGAACGGCGTACCGCGCAACCGCTCAACGGCGCGCTGCATCAAGCGCAGGTGCGCTTTCTCCGTCAGTTGGTTGCCGAGCGCGCCCCGCGGTGCGTGCTCGAAATTGCGCCGGGTCCAGCGCGCTTGACGGCGGAAGTGCCGGTGCCCGGGTTGGGCGTCGGCTTGGAATTCAGCGAGGGTATGTTGGCGGCGGCGCGTGCTCGCATCGATGCCAGGGCGGGCTGGCGCTTCGTGCGCACGGATGCCTTTCACTTACCCGTGCGCGATGGGGGCGCGGATTTGGTGTTCACGGTGCGATTCATTCGCCGCTTTCATCTCGCCGACCGACAGCGCCTCTACGCGGAAATTCACCGCGCGCTGCGGCCGGGCGGTGCACTGGTGCTCGACGCGCAGAACCGCGCGGTGGCGTTGCCACACCGTGAGGCGCGTGGACTCGATCGCTACCCGGTGTACGACGAGCTGTACGATCGGCCGCAACTCGAGGCCGAGTTGCACGCCGCGGGGTTTCGAGTGGAACGCGTCGAAGGGCTGATTCGCCACGCACGCGTTCAACGATCGCTCAATCAGTTGCGGCGCTTTCATTTGGCCGGCGTGGCGCGTGCGTTGATCGACGCGGTCGAATTGGTACCCAGTGCGAATCCATCCACCTGGCTCGTGCTCTGCGAGAAGGCCGCCTAG
- a CDS encoding NAD-dependent epimerase/dehydratase family protein, producing MKALVTGAAGFLGRHVVARLLAEGVGVRALVRNSAATVPAEAERVEVDLGNLDDDAALRGAVAGVDWVIHAAARVSTSGTWAEFDAANVSGTARLLHAATATGVKRVVHVSSLSVYAVPANGVTITEDSPYEAGAGERGFYSRSKLIADRLVMQAACGGAAVTLVRPGLLYGPGRRPPLARRAIPLGPLRFILGSPRYLLPMSYVENVADALLSAARAEGASGRAYTVVDANVPQVEYTERYRQAAGEHWRAVYIPAAPLMPMARAAELVFRLIGRSAPLTRHQLRRTTWSAYYDCGRAERELGWRPRVDLAEGLRRAFAVVD from the coding sequence GTGAAGGCGTTGGTCACCGGCGCCGCCGGATTCCTCGGCCGCCACGTCGTAGCGCGTTTGCTGGCGGAAGGTGTGGGAGTACGGGCGCTGGTGCGTAATTCTGCAGCCACAGTGCCAGCTGAAGCGGAGCGCGTCGAGGTTGATCTGGGCAACCTCGACGATGACGCCGCGCTGCGCGGCGCGGTCGCGGGTGTCGACTGGGTGATCCATGCCGCCGCCCGCGTTTCCACGAGCGGCACCTGGGCAGAATTTGATGCCGCCAATGTGAGTGGCACGGCGCGGCTGCTGCACGCGGCCACCGCTACCGGCGTCAAACGGGTCGTCCACGTCAGCTCGTTGAGTGTGTACGCAGTGCCCGCGAACGGCGTCACGATCACCGAAGACAGCCCGTACGAAGCGGGCGCCGGTGAGCGCGGCTTCTATTCGCGCTCAAAGCTGATTGCGGATCGCCTCGTGATGCAAGCCGCGTGCGGCGGGGCCGCTGTCACATTGGTTCGCCCGGGATTGTTATATGGGCCGGGCAGGCGGCCACCGCTGGCGCGGCGAGCGATTCCGCTCGGTCCCCTGCGGTTCATCCTGGGAAGCCCTCGCTACTTGTTGCCGATGAGTTACGTAGAGAACGTTGCCGACGCGTTGCTGTCGGCCGCCCGCGCCGAGGGTGCTTCCGGCCGCGCGTACACGGTAGTCGACGCGAACGTTCCGCAGGTCGAGTATACGGAACGCTATCGCCAAGCAGCCGGGGAACATTGGCGCGCGGTGTACATTCCGGCAGCGCCTTTGATGCCAATGGCGCGCGCAGCGGAACTGGTGTTTCGCCTGATCGGGCGCAGCGCACCGCTGACCCGACACCAACTGCGCCGCACCACGTGGAGCGCTTACTATGACTGCGGTCGGGCCGAGCGCGAACTCGGCTGGCGGCCGCGTGTAGATCTGGCTGAAGGGTTGCGGCGCGCGTTTGCCGTAGTGGACTGA
- a CDS encoding Gfo/Idh/MocA family oxidoreductase: MSSLSRLSVALVGCGRIAQVHQQYLAEVPEAELVAVCDGDPAARTAMSGRAAVPAYATLDEMLRCATPQVVHILTPPPTHAALAMTALAAGAHVLIEKPMALSAADADALVAAARRHGRYVTADHNRWFDPVMRRARALLDGGGIGELTGVEIFQGAVGEGDAATLGWKSTLPGGPMHDVAPHPVYFLRHFLGALDAVEVMSTRNAAGQVTEARVIAQGVSGWGTVTLSMRTRPASNWVRLFGTTATAEVNLNHMTLVVYREHQVSKLVGKVLPNLDVAWQLVRDTALNGVDFLRGRQRFYPGIGAHLREFYRCLALGLPPPVSAEEARDVVALCERILSGSPTVEPVRAVGT; the protein is encoded by the coding sequence ATGAGTTCTCTATCGCGTCTCTCGGTCGCGCTCGTCGGGTGCGGCCGCATCGCCCAGGTGCACCAGCAGTATCTTGCCGAAGTGCCCGAGGCGGAACTGGTCGCCGTGTGCGATGGCGATCCCGCGGCGCGCACGGCCATGAGTGGACGCGCCGCGGTGCCGGCCTACGCCACGCTGGACGAAATGTTGCGTTGCGCGACGCCGCAGGTGGTCCACATCCTGACGCCGCCGCCGACCCACGCCGCGCTGGCGATGACCGCGCTGGCAGCGGGCGCGCACGTGTTGATCGAAAAGCCAATGGCGCTGTCGGCCGCCGACGCGGATGCGCTGGTGGCTGCGGCGCGTCGGCACGGCCGCTACGTGACTGCCGATCACAACCGGTGGTTCGATCCCGTGATGCGGCGGGCGCGGGCGCTGCTCGACGGGGGCGGAATCGGCGAACTGACGGGTGTCGAGATCTTTCAGGGCGCGGTGGGCGAAGGCGATGCCGCGACGCTGGGATGGAAGTCGACTCTGCCCGGTGGACCGATGCACGACGTCGCGCCGCATCCGGTGTATTTCCTGCGCCACTTCCTCGGTGCGCTCGACGCGGTCGAAGTCATGAGTACGCGCAACGCTGCCGGGCAGGTGACGGAAGCGCGCGTAATCGCGCAAGGCGTATCGGGCTGGGGCACGGTCACGCTGTCGATGCGAACGCGACCGGCAAGTAACTGGGTACGTCTGTTCGGTACCACCGCCACCGCGGAGGTCAATCTCAATCACATGACGTTGGTCGTCTACCGCGAGCATCAGGTGTCGAAGCTGGTCGGCAAGGTGCTACCGAATCTCGACGTGGCGTGGCAGCTCGTGCGTGACACGGCGCTCAATGGCGTGGATTTCTTGCGCGGCCGGCAGCGGTTCTATCCCGGCATCGGCGCACACCTGCGCGAGTTCTACCGCTGCCTTGCGCTCGGCCTGCCGCCGCCAGTGAGTGCCGAGGAAGCGCGCGACGTCGTCGCGTTGTGTGAGCGGATTCTGAGCGGATCGCCAACGGTCGAGCCGGTGCGGGCGGTCGGCACGTGA
- a CDS encoding SDR family oxidoreductase — protein MSNDIVLVTGGAGYVGSHLTRTLLADGFRVRILDNFLYGDHGIADMREDPRLDVRFGDICNIRDVAHAVKGVRAVVALAAVVGDPACEVDPRETMMINFESTRCLLDAAREAEVQRLVFASSCSVYGANGTELLVEDSHLNPVSLYARTRIMSEEVLLHERGPMEVIILRLATVCGLSTRMRFDLMVNTITARAAVDHRVRILGVDQWRPHLHVRDAAAAFAAAVSAPSDAAQGGIFNVGHESQNFTIGEVAEKVVQYLPDTVVEYANGNGDRRSYRVSFDRIREQLGFVPQHTVDDAIREVRAAIAGGGVGDYEDERYHNVKWLRRTGLRRATAQ, from the coding sequence ATGTCCAACGATATCGTCTTGGTGACCGGTGGGGCTGGCTACGTCGGTTCCCACCTGACTCGCACGCTGCTGGCCGACGGCTTCCGCGTCCGCATTCTGGATAATTTTCTGTACGGTGATCATGGCATCGCCGATATGCGCGAGGATCCCCGGCTCGATGTTCGGTTCGGCGACATCTGCAACATTCGCGACGTAGCGCATGCGGTGAAGGGTGTCCGCGCTGTCGTTGCCTTAGCGGCAGTCGTGGGCGATCCGGCCTGCGAGGTTGATCCACGCGAGACCATGATGATCAACTTCGAGTCCACACGCTGTTTGCTCGATGCGGCCCGTGAGGCCGAGGTGCAGCGCTTGGTGTTCGCCTCATCCTGCAGCGTCTACGGAGCGAACGGCACGGAGTTGCTCGTGGAGGATTCGCACCTCAATCCGGTGTCCTTGTACGCGCGCACCCGCATTATGTCGGAAGAGGTGTTGTTGCACGAACGCGGTCCGATGGAAGTCATCATCCTGCGTCTGGCCACCGTGTGCGGCCTGTCGACGCGGATGCGCTTCGATCTGATGGTCAACACGATTACCGCGCGGGCGGCGGTCGATCACCGCGTGCGCATTCTCGGCGTCGATCAGTGGCGCCCGCATCTGCACGTGCGCGATGCGGCTGCCGCGTTTGCGGCGGCAGTGTCGGCGCCGTCCGATGCCGCACAAGGTGGAATCTTCAACGTCGGTCACGAGTCGCAGAACTTCACCATCGGTGAGGTGGCCGAGAAGGTAGTCCAGTATCTGCCCGACACCGTGGTGGAGTATGCCAACGGCAACGGCGATCGGCGTAGCTACCGGGTCAGTTTCGATCGTATCCGTGAACAACTCGGATTCGTCCCGCAGCATACCGTCGATGATGCAATTCGGGAGGTGCGGGCGGCCATCGCCGGCGGCGGTGTCGGCGACTACGAAGACGAGCGCTATCACAATGTGAAATGGCTGCGCCGCACGGGTTTGCGGCGCGCCACCGCGCAGTAG
- a CDS encoding sugar transferase yields the protein MKRFFDCGLAVLGLIFLLPLLLLVAVMIKLDSTGPVFFRQRRVGLNGQLFAIFKFRTMVDGAYRMGSRLTTKRDPRVTRVGQILRWFKIDELPQLINVAIGEMSLIGPRPEDPHFVQFYTPAQRVALSVRPGIVGPSQILGRDELESYPEGLKDTERYYIDHILSEKLGRDMEYVKTATLSGDLKLLVHGLWVTLRGAIKTKYLWRRRRRIALIGADLLLSALSFWVAVLIRYEGDWPDDPRFALPPMLIVLLARPIALMYYGAYQGIPAYFGLWDVVAMFKAVSLSAVVTAGITFFVGLQKFPRSVFAIDWALVLFLLGSLRYGLRGWVRRDVRQQQPRKQPALIVGAGSGGEQISRMLLEDPLSPYRPIGFIDESADRWGSLIHGIRVLGGRAELPLALSANDVKAVFVCLSDLQDGEAQEVMGMCERKGVDYRVVPSLTDLLNTDVFTVERPGYAPQRSAARR from the coding sequence ATGAAGCGCTTCTTCGACTGCGGGCTGGCCGTGCTCGGCTTGATCTTCCTGTTGCCGCTGCTGCTGCTGGTGGCGGTGATGATCAAGCTCGATTCGACGGGCCCCGTGTTCTTTCGCCAACGTCGTGTGGGATTGAACGGCCAGCTCTTCGCGATCTTCAAGTTCCGCACGATGGTGGATGGCGCGTATCGGATGGGCTCGCGCCTGACCACCAAGCGCGACCCGCGCGTGACCCGGGTCGGGCAGATTCTGCGCTGGTTCAAGATCGACGAGCTGCCGCAGCTCATCAACGTCGCGATCGGCGAGATGAGTCTGATCGGGCCGCGCCCGGAGGACCCACACTTCGTGCAGTTCTACACGCCGGCGCAGCGCGTCGCGCTGTCGGTGCGGCCGGGGATCGTTGGGCCGAGCCAGATTCTCGGCCGCGATGAGTTGGAGAGCTACCCCGAAGGCCTCAAGGACACCGAGCGCTACTACATCGATCACATTCTGTCGGAGAAGCTCGGGCGCGACATGGAGTATGTGAAGACTGCGACGCTCAGTGGCGATCTCAAGCTGCTCGTGCACGGCCTGTGGGTGACGTTGCGCGGCGCGATTAAGACCAAGTACCTGTGGCGCCGGCGCCGGCGCATCGCGCTGATCGGAGCGGACTTGCTGCTCTCCGCGCTGTCGTTCTGGGTTGCCGTGTTGATCCGCTACGAAGGCGATTGGCCGGACGATCCGCGCTTCGCGCTACCACCGATGTTGATTGTGCTGCTCGCGCGCCCGATCGCACTCATGTACTACGGCGCGTATCAGGGGATCCCGGCTTATTTCGGCTTGTGGGACGTGGTGGCGATGTTCAAGGCCGTGTCATTGAGCGCGGTCGTGACCGCCGGCATCACGTTCTTCGTCGGGCTGCAGAAATTTCCGCGCTCGGTGTTCGCGATCGATTGGGCGCTGGTGTTGTTCCTATTGGGCAGCCTGCGCTACGGGCTGCGCGGATGGGTGCGGCGCGACGTGCGCCAGCAGCAGCCCCGCAAGCAGCCGGCGCTGATCGTTGGTGCCGGCAGCGGTGGCGAACAGATCAGCCGCATGCTGCTCGAAGATCCGCTGTCGCCATACCGGCCCATCGGGTTCATCGACGAATCGGCCGACCGATGGGGCTCGCTGATTCACGGCATTCGTGTGCTCGGCGGCCGCGCCGAGTTGCCACTCGCCCTGTCGGCGAACGATGTCAAGGCAGTGTTCGTGTGCCTCTCCGATCTGCAGGATGGTGAGGCGCAAGAAGTGATGGGGATGTGTGAGCGCAAAGGGGTGGACTACCGCGTGGTGCCGTCGCTGACGGATTTGCTCAACACCGACGTCTTCACCGTCGAACGCCCGGGCTATGCACCGCAACGCAGCGCTGCCCGTCGCTAG